The Gossypium hirsutum isolate 1008001.06 chromosome A13, Gossypium_hirsutum_v2.1, whole genome shotgun sequence nucleotide sequence TGATAAGGTTGTCAATATGGAATGGGGGAATTTTTGGTCATCTCATTTACCAAGAACTTCGTATGATGTCAAATTGGATGCTGAGAGTCCTAATCCAAACGATCAGGTAGGGTTATttctatatatatgtttttaaatcgATAATAATGGTGGACCGGATTTGAATTTCTTTAAACTTTTTGCAGGGCTTTGAGAAAATGATATCAGGCATGTATCTGGGTGACATTGTTAGGAGAGTGATTTTAAGGATGTCAGAAGAGTCGGATGTTTTTGGACCGGTTTCTTCCAGGTTATATGTGCCTTTCACCTTAAGGTATGCTTCCATGTAATATTTTGTCATGTTGTTTTCTTTTCCTGTTTATCGAATTTATCGAGTCCCATATCTGATTTCAGGACGCCTTTAATGGCTGCAATGCACGAAGACGACTCCCCCGAATTAACACAAGTTGCAAGAATCTTAAAAGACTTTCTTGATGTAATCTGACTCAACACCCtttgtgtttgttttttttttccttttttttacacTCAACGTCTTTCTCTTTTCAGATCCCGGACATTCCCCTGAAGGCCAGGAAGCTCGTTGTGAAGATATGCGACGTGGTAACCCGGAGAGCCGCTCGTTTGGCAGCAGCTGGCATCGTTGGGATCTTGAAAAAGATCGGCCGGGACGGAAGCGGTGGCATCACGGGCGGAAGAAGTAGAAGCGATATCAAGATGAGAAGAACGGCGGTGGCGGTCGAGGGAAGTTTATACACACAATACACAATGTTTCGAGAGTACTTGCACGAAGCGTTGAACGAAATATTGGGAGAAGATATTGCACGGCACGTTGTTATTATTGTAACGGAAGACGGGTCGGGGACTGGAGCGGCTCTACTCGCAGCTTCACATTCATCGGAAAATGTCAATAACATACAattgatataaatatatgttcatatacatatatagatataGTCCCTGTAAATGTAGAAATCAATATCATATCTTTTCAgcatattaaaaaagaaaaggttgTTCACCACTTTGTTCAATTGTAtcccaaattattattattattattattttcaaggttaattgtatattttgatgatttggatatttgaaaaaattatgcttatatgttaattgggaaaattaatataattttattcggCAATTAAAAAAATGATCAACTTAAATATCATGATGTAAAGTTTGGTGAATCATGGGTTTAATCCATGtttattcaagtttttttttttccattattttctcagaATTAGTACATGAGAAATTTGTGGAGGTTCTCTATTACGAGGATGATTGTATTTTACATCTTCtacttaaaaaatagataaattaatttttatatatcagtcattttgttaaaatttttatttatttttattgttaaaaattaatctttgtaCGTCAGCATGAGACGCATGTGGTACATCACATGTAACTGTCTAGTGATGTAGGTTTTTAACAATGAAGCTTTTAGCAAAAAGGAttagtttactctttgatctatcgtatagggattaatttgcatAAACTTTTAGTAAAGGGAAAAAGATACAATCTGACTACTAATACAAGGGCTTCCATgatatttttataacttaaataaaaactttcgaataatatcaatgaaaattttaaatcttttcaaagttaaatgatcaaaacataaaaatttattaataattaatgattttaaatacaatttaccttaaattttaaacaataaacCACTAAACCCGAACCGATTCATGAACAACTATAATATAGAATTAgtaaacatttcaaatcataccTCAAATTTATTAATGACGTGTAATTTTTGGAGTTCAAAAAAGCATTGAATTTGGGCGCCTCCAGTCAATATGATTGGTGCCCCCCAAGTCCAGTTGGATTTTTTAATTTAGTGCAATAAACAACACATCAGACATTTGGTTTTAATGATTTCATCAAACAAACATCATCAACAAACATGTCATTTTTTTGCAACCATTTgtgatttcttttttttgttgGTAACGTCATTGTTGTTTATTTCACCTTTATCAAGagtgctttattattattatttttttatgaatcataagaaaataaagttttaataatAACGTGATTAATACGACTTGAATTTAAGCTACACTTAAAACGATAAACACTCTAACTATCAGATCAATACACGGGGTTCAAagtactttattttttattttttgtttgcgATTTTAACagatttatatttgatatatatataatattaatatattatcaatgaatcaaatgatattatttttattttaatgttgtatgtgtttattttaataactagataaaatcattatatatgaatttatatatttatatatcattaGTGCATTAaatataattgaatttatttattttttacataactattttatataaaatctactTTTGGCTCTTACCGTATTTTTGGGTAGACTACATTAGTAGTCAcctagatatatatattttttttcaattattttttttgtcactcagttattttaaatttttaagtgttCCTATTTTTGCATTAGTTAGCTAATGACCAAgaaagacaaaactaaataattgaaggattattttataactttttatagttgagtaataaaaaaaaaacatcataattgaatcattattttgtaatttttcataaacaaaATGAGGAATTGAAGAAAATGTgtgtatttttattatcatattaaaattatgtttgtatCATATTTAAAACATTGTACATAAATTTTTACAGGTTATTTTTGCTGTGTGATTGTTATGTAAAATACTTTCAAACAAGTACATAAAGATTTCTCTATTTATCACTTAATATAtgttaatcaattttatttttaaaagtttatattaaaattaattctctttagtttataaaaaaattaaaatatttcaattagcttttttatttttatccacaAAAATACAAAACAATGTAGATAGTTATCttaattaggttaaaatataGTCTAAGTCCTTGTTCTTTTCAttacatttggaatttaattcatctacttttatttctaaaaatttaatccctccaattttcaaatttcaaaatccaaATCCAACAAGAAAAATGATACTATAATGAGCTTAAAATTAACAGGAGTTTTAATggtattaataattaaacttataattttaaatacaaaaagtagagggaccaaattctttgaaataaaagcaagaggactaaattttaaatgcaTAAAGAACACAGGGACCTAAAGCATATTTTGACCACAAAACTAAcactaaataatattataaaattaatagtttttataattCAACGTTTAGgattatcaaaatattgaaagAGTTAGCAGCTTGAGTATGGATACAAGGGTTTAGGGACAAAAGAATTCCATTAGAATTGTAGTTCAAACTAGGCTTATCAGGCAACTCAACTACTTGAAAAAAGAGTACATATACGATAACATCTTGACATCGAATGGTACTTTTCATTCGCCAAGATATCAAAACGGTCATGTCTACTTCTGGCGAGATAAACTAAACTACGGCAATCGATCATGTAGCTAGATAGAATCTTTCACTTTTCTTCATGTACATGAAAAAAATTGTAGGGTGAAAGAAGGGTAGTACCGATTGATGTTGAGACTGGATTAAGTTACACAGCAAGTCATGCAGTTACAACTCATTGCTCAGCCGGCGAAGGCCAGAATAAACAGCTTTCCGGAAAAGAGGATGGGCATCTTCAGTGAATACCTCTGCATCCAGTTTCTCGATGTGAGGCCATATCTGCCAAAATTGCGGATCAGtagaaaatattagaaatattaaaATCCTGTTTGCTGCACATTCAATGATCACAAGAGCTTTTGTTCAAGGAAATGCAAAGCAAGCATGCATACGAGGAAACAAGGACTAAGCTACTACACTATGTTGCtcagactcttcatttttcttgaagtactcgTCTCTGACACATTTTTGGACCTGGTACGGGATTATAACCCTCCAAGAACCCCTCAAAGCTTATCAAGGGTATGGAACACTtcttttttcatttcaatattttGGAATTATAGGTGAGATCCAATCCATTTATACTTGTTTACAATGTTCTACCCATATCAGGCCTAGCTTTCCACTAGCTTACAAAGCACCTAAAACCACAAGCGATCATTTTTGGAACACTTTGAGATGAGATTTATCAACTTTTCTGACAAGGAGTGAGAAGTTACAAGACCATAAGCAGCCAAAAAGAAGGCCGTGTAGAGTTAGACTGCAACAGAATGTCAAACTTATTGTTGGTCTCCTCTTAAATCGGGGCACTGTTACGCAATGTTCATTGAATATTAGCATAACTACTTCCTACTCAGAAAGTTTCACCTTGGGAAaaacaaggaaaaagaaaaagatttttgTTGATTAAAAGAGATTTTTAATATCAGTTACTTTTTCAGAAAAGTACTGATGCAGCTATAGAAGAACAAAATTTGGTGACCATAAAGTCAGAAAAACAACCACAAGGTCATCAAGACAATGCAATTCCCGAAGAGCTCAACAAACAGTACTTACCTCAGATGCATATTGCCTTGAGAAAGCCTTGACATAGCCGAGAGTTGATAAACACCACTGTTCTTTTTCCCTTACATTGTAACCATTAGTCGTCTTACCGCCATTTGATTGACTGCAAcacagaaataaaaaataattaattcacaGTTATTTTGATGTATCATTAAATGACAATGtacaaaaagataaataaagtcAATGGGCCAGGGAAGGTTGGGGAGTTGGGACCTTTTCTTTGGTCTTTCATTCTCATCATCCACCTCCATGGTTGATGGTTCTTCGATGTCAACAGCCATTGAATCTCCATTGACAGATTTTAATGATTGCAATGTTCCATCTCTAGATGCATCAGGCAAACGCTCCATCAACACGTTGGAGAAGTTTTTGTATAGAGAGAGGAACAAAACCtatacatttcaaaatttcatagAAAAGTAGAATAAGGTAATTAGAAGATAAATTCTGATAAGAGATGTTAATCAGATAATTTTGGCTTAGTTTCAGACCAAGAAAGACTGGGACAGTAAACATAAGAAAGAGTTCAGTAAAATTAAGAACgagaaaacacattcaaacaagtAAATATATATCCCACTTCATTGCCCCAAAGAGATTACTTGGGTGCATAATCAAGAGTAACTAAACATGCTAAACATGCATTTAATCATCAGTTCATGGCATTTTGAGGGCTtccataatcattaatacaatgGTGTTTAAGAGCAATTGTGACATTCAAGGCGGACCAGGACATGCTAGTTAAAAGGGATATAAAGAACTACTGATCTACACATGAACCATATAAAATTGTTCAAGTACACACTTTAGAATAAGTAGTGAAGATTTCAACCACAAAGTACAAAGCTATCCCACAAATTTGCAAAGCTAGTAGACAAAAAATCGAAGTTATGTTAGTTGAATATAGTACCTCATTTTCATCTAGTGCTCGAGCAAGAAGAGCCTCCTTGGCCTCTAAAGAGTCATGCATGGATACTGTCTCTTCCTTGGTCTTTTCAGCCACAGATTTTAAATGCTTTAACTTTGTAGGGTTTTCACCAAGAACAGGTTCACCTTCCACTAGGGTAAGCTTTGACTCAGCAGCCTCCAAATCTGCTTTTGCCTTAGATGCAGCTTCTTCTGCAGATACAACACTCTTCTTCAGAGATGAAATCTCTTTCCTTAGATCAGTGATACGATTGTATGTCTTACTAACTGCATTCCTCAGAACCTGTGGAATTAAAAAAGCCTTTGAAATGGAAATAACTTTTGAAAGACAATTAACATGAATTGCATAACCACACACAGAGAGATGATTAATTCTCCAAAGAGAATACAGGATAGATGAATACACAAGCAGTTACAGTGTTAGAACAAGTACGCAGCAAGAAACTATGGAACACACATTTGAAGTCATGCTTTTGTTTGTAGGAAGGCGGGGGAAGTGAGGAGTTGGTAACAGGCAAAAATAAGCTGAATTTGTTGATATACCTCCCATGGACGATCAGATATATGAAATTGCTCAATGTTTTCAGGAGAGAAGACCCATCTCACAATGGCCAAATTAGATATAAGACGATAACCCATCATCCTATCAATTGCTATCGCTGTCATCTGTGCATTGTTCTTCCAATATGAACCAACTTCAGATATGAGCATGACCTGCTTATCTTGATCAGAGCAAAGTTTTGCCATGACCTGTCCATACCTCTCCAAGACAGTGATCAAATGAGTGAAACTTTTAGATCCAATGTCAAGAAGAGTTTGTATAACCACACTGAGGGTAATTTCCTGGCCGTGAATAGGATATACATTTTCCTCAATCCATAAAATTATCTCACGTGCTGACTGCCTTCCTTTCACCTTGTTGCTAAGCTCTGCAGAGAGTGCCTGCTCTTGTTCAGTCTTTTCTTGATCATCCGCTCCACTATACTTGAAATTTGGACCACCCTTGGGTGGTAACAACTCTTCTAGAGCAGGTGCATTCTCAATGCTCTGAGATTAACAAGTGTTACAAAACGAGAAATGTTACAAAGATACAGCAACATGCCGAGGTTAGTATAATATCATGTTTGGTACAAATTAATATAACACCTTCCCAACTAAGGGAGGTTAAGAATATATTTAACCATTACTAATTGCCCCAACCAAAATCTACGGGTTTTTTTTCTATCTTTATAGTACTTCCAGAACAGAAAAGCACTCTAGCATGTTTTCATACCTGCTTTATTTTGTCCCAATATGACAAACGAACTTCTCTTTCCAAGACCTCTTGAACAAATACACGCTGTGGAGCCCACTTTGGGAGGTCTAGGACATAAGCCCATTCTTCCCAAGGCCAAATAAATTGGAAATTTGATCTGTGGAGCCAAGAATTACCATTAAATGCAAAGAAATCAGCTGAAAAACCTTAAAGCAACATCCTGAAAGGTGCAAAGGGCCCAGTTGGTGTACTGGACATCTAGCCAAATCATCAGTCATTAATTGGATGCAATATCCAATGTGCCAAGAATCATATCATCAAGCATAAAAGGAGAAAAAAGGCATATATATTGTTAATAAAATAGCAGAATTTAATGCAGACTTACAGATGGTGTGAAAACCAAAGGATAAGGCGTGTCCGACATTCCATGTCTAAATCAGCAATTTTATCAAAAAGAGCACGAACTGCACCAGCTACAACTGCAGGAAAGGCCCCAGGGAGAGCCTAACCATTAAACTACAACATCAGAAACTTTAAGGGGCAAACAATTTCTTATAAAAAGACAAAGttataattaagtgataattgcTTCTATACTACCTTACAGAGATCCATAATAACCAGTGTGTAATATATTGGCTTGAATGGGGGTTGTGGTAACAAAAGCAGCTGCAACAACACAGAGGAATCATTTCCATATGAGGCTCTAGTACGCAAAACATACAAGCAGGAATATATAACATTCTGTtgtttaacttttctttaattttttttacacaagCAAAAATATTGCAGAGGTACCACTTCCATATCTACTTAAACATGTAACAATTTATTTTCCTCCTATCTCCTAAATATCCGAGAATCATCATTTAAGTTTgatgatttaaaataaatttagaggAAGGTGTTAGTTTGTTTTAATTGATTGTACTAACCAGTGGCCTCCTTTGGTGTGGATTCCTATAAGAGGCAGATAATGTATGCTTAAAATACAACACTTATACATTGAGGTTTCTAACTctatttttaaataacaaaatggCAGATCAAATGCAACTTCAAGCCAATTATACATTACAGGAAATGTGAAACTATTAAGTGTTGTTGTCCGCATATTACAGGCGCAAAAAGAATTATATCCCTGTTTATATTTTATGTAACAACACCTGAAGAGAAGACATAAATCAGATTCTTTCTATGGGAAAACAGCAATAGAACATAGAAAAGATCTTTTACCTGGGAGAATATTGTCTCTGCCATTAGATACTCATATCGGAAGGGCACAGGCAAGCCTACCATGAAAGCAGCACATTCCTTTCGACTAAAGCAAGGAAGAgaaataattaaaactaagaCCAACGGCCTTGACATAATTTTTACAAACCAAATTATAAGgcattatttcattttaaaatcgaAAGAAACAAGATCTGGCTGATGATCcaattaaagaaaataatgaaGAACTTCAGCAAACATGCAAAACAGGACAGCAGCTGCTTTACCAGACCAAAGCTGACAATTATTGACAGTCCAGTTTTTAACTTTTTCAAATGCAACtaaatagttaaataaaaaatgaataaacctATCTTCAACTGCTTCTAATTGTCGGTGGCTATCAAGCAGATTGACTTTTTCACTATTGTTTTTGCAAATAAGACAGCATTAAATTCTAGCATTTTCACAAGAGTTCAACAGAATGGtgggtaaatgaataatattcaaatttgaaataaaatattaacttgtaaacTATTTCTCATTCAGATACAAACAAACTACTATTTGAGAAATCCATGACCTCCTGACTTGCATCTAGTCCTCCAATAATTTTCAAGCATGTATAGTTTGTAATGAAAAAAAGACATATAATTATTGCGAAAAATAAAGTcattaaagaacataaaagaagaaAGTGACAGGTCAGTATTGTGTACATACCATCCATTGAAGAACAAAAGCACATCCAGCAAAGACTCTTCAACAACAAAGCGATCAATTGGCTGCAGATCCtgtcaaataaaagaagaaatgagACATAGAGAGCTATAAAGGAAAATCCAATAAGGAAGCAGGATGAATAAACACAAGCTGTTATGGGCAACTAAGCTTTAAGCCATGAACTCCATGACCATCTTTGTTGAAGTAGGTAACTGGTAGCAGCCCATGAAAAATTCAACAATGACATCTTAAATAATTTTACCTCTGTTTTGCTAGCAGGAAAAATATTAAGCCTGCGCATCCTTTGAGGATACTTCAACTCTGCGTCATGCTTTTGCTTTCCATAAGCTACGGCAGAAATTGTTGAAGGAAGCTCAGGTTGCTCAGGACAGCTAATGGGTCCAAACTCATGAGACTTTCCAGCAACCAGCTGCGCTTCAAATGATAAGTGAGGCCTTGGAACTAGCAAACAGAAACATAGCAATTAAAATTAGTCATGCAGATGAGGCAAGGATGGTAGGGGATGAGAAGTAAAGTAGAGAAGTCAAAAGCTACTCCAATGCAATTATGAAATGAGAGAGATGGAAGAGACCATGGAAaataaatttgtatataaaattaCATCATAAAATATACTAAATAACTTGCTTCTATTGtcaaattaagacatatttacaTTTATAACAAGAGTGAAGGGTTCAAAGTTATAAACTAAACAAAGAATGGACATGTTACCACTTTCAACTTTCCACCCATTGCTAGATAGAACTTGTATCCGTTCCCATAAATCTTCAAGGAAATCCTGAAAGAAAATTAAGGACATTACTTATGAAGAAAGCATGGAGATAATGACAAACTAACAATAATGGAATCACATAATCTAGTTCTGTAGGCCATCTTCATAATTACTGGATCAAACTGCTAAAGCCTAGAGACTTTGGAAGTCAATTAATTGCCATAGCACAAGTATCTCTAAAGCCAAAAGTTGTCAATTAAGGAAAGGTAAGGATAGATGGATTGCATCAGGCGATTTACCTTTTCAACGTCACCTCCAGACTCGTCTTCCTCAAAAAAAGATAATCCAGAGTCAGAAGTATGCCTTCGAATGCTCAAATAGGCTTGTATACCAACCAACACTCTTTCTATCTCCTCAGGTACTTGCTGAATACATAAACATTTGTTTCTTTCAGAATACACAGTATGAATCACAGTTAACTGAGTGA carries:
- the LOC107939466 gene encoding nuclear cap-binding protein subunit 1, with product MSSWRNLLLRIGDKSSEYSSSSDFKDHIETCFGALRRELGHSSAEILSFLLQCAEQLPHKIPLYGTLIGLLNLEDEDFVKQIVENTQNSFQDALDSGNCDGIRILMRFLTALMCSKVLQPTSLVVVFETLLSSAAITVDEEKGNPSWQARADFYVICILSCLPWGGAELAEQVPEEIERVLVGIQAYLSIRRHTSDSGLSFFEEDESGGDVEKDFLEDLWERIQVLSSNGWKVESVPRPHLSFEAQLVAGKSHEFGPISCPEQPELPSTISAVAYGKQKHDAELKYPQRMRRLNIFPASKTEDLQPIDRFVVEESLLDVLLFFNGCRKECAAFMVGLPVPFRYEYLMAETIFSQLLLLPQPPFKPIYYTLVIMDLCKALPGAFPAVVAGAVRALFDKIADLDMECRTRLILWFSHHLSNFQFIWPWEEWAYVLDLPKWAPQRVFVQEVLEREVRLSYWDKIKQSIENAPALEELLPPKGGPNFKYSGADDQEKTEQEQALSAELSNKVKGRQSAREIILWIEENVYPIHGQEITLSVVIQTLLDIGSKSFTHLITVLERYGQVMAKLCSDQDKQVMLISEVGSYWKNNAQMTAIAIDRMMGYRLISNLAIVRWVFSPENIEQFHISDRPWEVLRNAVSKTYNRITDLRKEISSLKKSVVSAEEAASKAKADLEAAESKLTLVEGEPVLGENPTKLKHLKSVAEKTKEETVSMHDSLEAKEALLARALDENEVLFLSLYKNFSNVLMERLPDASRDGTLQSLKSVNGDSMAVDIEEPSTMEVDDENERPKKSQSNGGKTTNGYNVREKEQWCLSTLGYVKAFSRQYASEIWPHIEKLDAEVFTEDAHPLFRKAVYSGLRRLSNEL